One window of Manihot esculenta cultivar AM560-2 chromosome 17, M.esculenta_v8, whole genome shotgun sequence genomic DNA carries:
- the LOC110604561 gene encoding GDSL esterase/lipase At5g45670: MEGSAGNKWKWWWLVYSAVFLALHGAASAQQVPCYFIFGDSLVDNGNNNQLSSLARADYLPYGIDFVPPRATGRFSNGKTTVDVIAQQLGFNSFIPPYATTRGRNILQGLNYASAAAGIREETGQQLGGRISFSGQVRNYQNTVSQLVNLLGDQNRTANYLSKCIFSIGLGSNDYLNNYFMPRFYSSSRQYTPEQWANILIQQYIQQLRILYNNGARKFALIGLGQIGCSPSELAQNSPDGRTCVQRINSANEIFNNKLRSLVDQFNGNTPDARFIYINVYGMFQDITSNPARYGFRVTNAGCCGVGRNNGQITCLPLQTPCPNRNQYLFWDAFHPTEAANIIIGRRSYSAQSPSDAYPFDISRLAQL; this comes from the exons ATGGAGGGTTCTGCCGGAAACAAATGGAAATGGTGGTGGCTGGTCTACAGTGCAGTGTTCTTGGCGTTGCATGGGGCTGCTTCAGCTCAACAGGTCCCTTGCTACTTCATTTTCGGGGACTCATTGGTGGATAACGGGAATAATAATCAACTTTCATCTTTAGCTAGAGCTGATTATTTGCCTTACGGGATTGACTTTGTCCCTCCTCGAGCCACCGGCAGGTTCTCCAACGGTAAAACTACCGTTGATGTCATCG CCCAGCAGTTGGGTTTCAATAGTTTCATTCCTCCATATGCAACCACAAGGGGTCGAAACATACTCCAAGGTTTAAATTACGCATCTGCGGCCGCCGGAATCAGAGAAGAAACTGGACAGCAACTA GGAGGTCGCATTAGTTTTAGTGGTCAAGTGAGGAACTACCAAAACACAGTTTCTCAATTGGTGAACTTGCTGGGAGATCAGAACAGAACAGCAAATTATTTAAGCAAGTGCATATTTTCCATTGGATTAGGAAGCAATGATTATCTTAATAATTATTTCATGCCTCGATTCTATTCATCCAGCAGGCAGTACACGCCTGAGCAGTGGGCTAATATTCTCATCCAGCAGTATATTCAACAACTAAGG ATTTTGTACAACAATGGAGCCAGGAAATTTGCGCTGATTGGTCTGGGACAAATTGGGTGCAGCCCAAGTGAATTGGCTCAAAACAGTCCAGATGGAAGAACTTGTGTTCAGAGAATCAACTCTGCCAACGAGATCTTCAATAACAAGCTCAGATCTCTCGTTGATCAATTCAATGGCAATACCCCAGATGCAAGATTTATTTATATCAATGTTTATGGCATGTTTCAAGATATTACAAGCAATCCTGCAAGATATG GTTTTAGAGTTACAAATGCTGGGTGCTGTGGTGTGGGGAGGAACAATGGTCAAATTACATGCCTGCCTTTGCAAACTCCATGCCCAAACAGGAATCAGTATTTGTTTTGGGATGCATTTCATCCAACTGAAGCAGCAAATATAATAATTGGGAGAAGATCTTACAGTGCTCAATCTCCATCAGATGCTTACCCATTTGATATCAGCCGGCTAGCCCAGCTCTGA
- the LOC110604513 gene encoding uncharacterized protein LOC110604513, giving the protein MSRINPPLFLFLFLFLTTTTSVAPSSFFRSYSQYKTVISLSHSLLLRVSNLRVARGDIVGANRAKLIADKLEKGLGPGIWGWAWSVGWDYAKNYAWRELDYRELHGVVSDLNELARFLGQLTQAESDVERASWIARNYSKVLRISKSLLKRLLQVFHRSGALKEVAEAVQSEVLDGGLLRDCLELGSNDLKGLVQIVKDLASQSYSTSDYNSEL; this is encoded by the exons ATGTCCCGGATTAATCCGCcgctcttcctcttcctcttcctcttcctcacaACCACCACAAGTGTCGCTCCATCCTCCTTTTTCCGTTCCTACTCACAATACAAAACAGTCATCTCCCTTTCCCATTCCCTCCTCTTACGCGTTTCCAACCTGCGTGTTGCACGCGGCGACATCGTCGGCGCAAATCGCGCGAAGCTAATCGCCGATAAGTTGGAGAAAGGGTTAGGACCAGGGATCTGGGGTTGGGCGTGGTCGGTAGGGTGGGATTACGCGAAAAACTACGCGTGGAGGGAATTGGATTACAGGGAGCTGCACGGCGTCGTTTCCGACTTAAACGAGTTGGCTAGGTTTTTGGGCCAGTTAACTCAGGCAGAATCGGACGTGGAGAGAGCCTCTTGGATTGCGAGAAACTACAGTAAGGTCCTAAGAATTTCTAAATCGCTGTTGAAAAGGTTGCTCCAAGTGTTTCATCGATCG GGAGCTCTAAAGGAGGTGGCGGAGGCGGTGCAGAGCGAGGTGTTAGATGGTGGATTATTAAGGGACTGCCTTGAATTGGGAAGCAATGATTTGAAAGGTTTGGTTCAAATTGTTAAGGATTTAGCATCACAATCTTATTCCACTTCTGATTATAATAGCGAACTCTGA
- the LOC110605024 gene encoding alpha,alpha-trehalose-phosphate synthase [UDP-forming] 1 isoform X3: protein MSGNKDNSAPVTHRTRLERLLRDRELRKFNRNNFNPTEELSDGVKEAELFANDSVTKETETHGPLHEDTSLEEVNVCERPRRPKQRLLVVANSLPVSAIRKGQDSWKLEISVDGLVNPLLGVKEFEARWIGWAGVNVPDEIGQKALSTALAEKKCIPVFLDEHIVHQYYNGYCNNVLWPLFHYLGLPQEDRLPTTRSFQSQFDAYKKANQMFADVVNRHYEEGDVVWCHDYHLMFLPKCLKEYNSKMKVGWFLHTPFPSSEIHRMLPSRSELLRSVLAADLIGFHTYDYARHFVSACTRILGLEGTPEGVEDQGKLTRVAAFPIGIDSDRFIRALELPQVQDHIKELKDKFSGRKVMLGVDRLDMIKGIPRKILAFEEFLEENPEWRDKVVLLQIAVPSRTHVPEHQKLTSQVHKIVTRINGRFGTLTAVPIHHLDRTLDFHALCALYAVTDVALVTSLRDGMNLVSYEFVACQTSKKGVLILSEFAGAAQSLGAGAILVNPWNITEVASSISYALNMPADERENRHNHNFRHVTTHTSQEWAATFVSELNDTIVEAQLRTRQVLPLLPIHDAVERYLQSNNRLLILGFNATLTEPVDSLGRRSGQIREMEPRLHPGLKEPLKKLCDDQMTTIVVLSGSDRTILDENFGGYNMWLAAENGMSLRLTTGEWMTTMPENLNMDWVDSVKHVFEYFTERTPRAYYELRETSLVWNYKYADVEFGRLQARDMLQHLWTGPISNAAVDVVQGGRSVEVRAVGITKGAAIDRILRQIVHNQGMRTPIDYVLCVGHFLAKDEDIYTFFEPEHPSESPGIVRTKSVPKVPYGGSRAQYHRQKQRSLSTLEGNTAGSAGWRPIVSDRVSEHEGSSILDLKRENYFSCAVSRKQSIARYLLGTSDDVVALLKQMADSSSLT, encoded by the exons ATGTCTGGAAACAAAGATAACTCCGCTCCCGTCACACACAGAACTAGATTGGAAAGGCTTCTGCGCGATAGAGAGCTTAGGAAATTCAATAGGAAT AATTTCAATCCAACTGAGGAGTTAAGCGATGGTGTCAAAGAAGCTGAGCTATTTGCTAATGATTCAGTTACAAAAGAAACCGAAACTCATGGTCCACTTCATGAGGACACATCTTTAGAAGAGGTAAATGTATGTGAACGGCCTCGGCGTCCCAAACAACGTTTACTGGTGGTTGCCAACAGCCTGCCAGTCTCTGCAATTAGGAAGGGTCAGGATTCATGGAAACTTGAGATAAGTGTAGATGGACTAGTCAATCCACTTCTGG GGGTGAAGGAGTTTGAGGCCAGATGGATTGGTTGGGCTGGTGTAAATGTTCCTGATGAAATTGGACAAAAAGCATTATCTACAGCTTTGGCTGAAAAG AAGTGCATCCCAGTTTTTCTTGATGAACATATTGTCCATCAATATTATAATGGGTATTGTAACAACGTGCTGTGGCCGCTTTTCCATTATCTCGGACTTCCACAAGAAGACCGCCTTCCAACCACCCGTAGTTTTCAGTCTCAATTTGATGCATATAAGAAAGCAAACCAAATGTTTGCTGATGTTGTAAACAGACATTATGAGGAAGGAGATGTTGTTTGGTGTCATGATTACCATCTAATGTTTCTTCCCAAATGTCTGAAAGAATATAACAGTAAAATGAAAGTTGGTTGGTTTCTCCACACTCCCTTTCCTTCCTCAGAAATACATAGGATGCTGCCATCTCGTTCAGAATTGTTGAGATCTGTTCTTGCTGCTGATTTAATTGG ATTCCACACTTACGATTATGCAAGGCATTTTGTAAGTGCTTGTACACGTATCCTTGGACTTGAGGGGACACCTGAAGGAGTAGAGGATCAAGGAAAGCTGACTCGTGTAGCTGCG TTTCCTATTGGGATAGATTCTGATCGGTTCATCAGAGCCTTGGAACTCCCCCAAGTCCAGGATCACATTAAAGAACTTAAGGATAAGTTTTCAGGCAGAAAG GTAATGCTAGGTGTTGATCGTCTTGATATGATCAAAGGAATTCCGAGGAAGATTTTGGCATTTGAAGAGTTCCTTGAGGAAAATCCAGAGTGGCGTGATAAAGTAGTTCTGCTACAAATTGCTGTGCCATCAAGGACACACGTTCCTGAAC ATCAAAAGCTCACGAGCCAAGTTCACAAGATTGTTACGCGTATTAATGGAAGATTTGGAACCCTTACTGCTGTTCCCATTCATCATCTG GATCGAACTCTTGATTTTCATGCATTGTGTGCACTTTATGCTGTTACTG ATGTGGCACTTGTTACATCTTTACGGGATGGAATGAATCTTGTTAGTTACGAGTTTGTTGCTTGCCAAACTTCCAAGAAAGGGGTCCTCATCCTGAGTGAG TTTGCAGGTGCAGCACAGTCTCTCGGTGCTGGTGCTATACTGGTGAACCCGTGGAATATCACAGAAGTTGCTTCTTCAATTAGTTATGCTTTGAATATGCCAGCGGATGAAAGAGAGAACAGGCATAACCATAACTTCAGGCATGTGACAACTCACACATCACAAGAGTGGGCTGCAACGTTCGTGAG TGAACTCAATGACACCATTGTTGAAGCTCAATTAAGGACAAGACAAGTTCTACCCTTGCTTCCTATCCACGATGCAGTTGAACGATATTTGCAATCTAATAATCGTTTGCTTATTCTG GGATTCAATGCAACTCTCACTGAACCAGTGGATAGCTTAGGTAGAAGGAGTGGTCAAATTAGAGAAATGGAACCTAGATTGCACCCAGGACTAAAAGAACCTTTGAAGAAACTTTGTGATGATCAAATGACAACTATTGTTGTCCTCAGTGGAAGTGATAGAACCATTCTGGATGAA AATTTTGGAGGATACAATATGTGGTTGGCAGCAGAAAATGGGATGTCTTTACGTCTTACAACTGGAGAGTGGATGACAACAATGCCAGAAAATCTCAATATGGATTGGGTTGACAGTGTAAAG CATGTTTTCGAGTATTTTACGGAAAGAACACCACGAGCTTATTATGAGCTTCGAGAAACTTCTCTCGTATGGAATTACAAGTATGCAG ATGTTGAGTTTGGAAGACTTCAAGCAAGGGACATGTTGCAGCATCTCTGGACAGGACCAATTTCCAATGCAGCAGTTGATGTTGTTCAAGGCGGCCGCTCTGTGGAGGTTCGAGCAGTTGGTATTACGAAG GGTGCAGCAATAGATCGTATTTTAAGACAAATTGTTCATAACCAAGGCATGCGGACACCCATAGACTATGTCCTTTGTGTTGGTCACTTTCTGGCGAAG GATGAAGATATCTATACATTTTTTGAGCCGGAGCATCCCAGCGAATCACCTGGTATAGTAAGAACCAAGTCTGTGCCAAAAGTTCCATATGGTGGAAGCCGTGCCCAGTATCACCGTCAGAAACAACGCTCCTTGTCAACTTTAGAAGGGAACACTGCGGGAAGTGCTGGTTGGCGGCCAATTGTTAGTGACAGAGTTTCAGAGCATGAAGGTTCTTCTATACTTGATCTTAAGAGGGAGAACTACTTCTCTTGTGCTGTTTCGCGTAAACAATCAATTGCTCGATATCTCCTTGGAACTTCAGATGATGTTGTGGCACTCTTAAAGCAGATGGCAGATTCCTCTTCATTAACTTGA
- the LOC110605024 gene encoding alpha,alpha-trehalose-phosphate synthase [UDP-forming] 1 isoform X2: protein MSGNKDNSAPVTHRTRLERLLRDREVRKFSKNFNPTEELSDGVKEAELFANDSVTKETETHGPLHEDTSLEEVNVCERPRRPKQRLLVVANSLPVSAIRKGQDSWKLEISVDGLVNPLLGVKEFEARWIGWAGVNVPDEIGQKALSTALAEKKCIPVFLDEHIVHQYYNGYCNNVLWPLFHYLGLPQEDRLPTTRSFQSQFDAYKKANQMFADVVNRHYEEGDVVWCHDYHLMFLPKCLKEYNSKMKVGWFLHTPFPSSEIHRMLPSRSELLRSVLAADLIGFHTYDYARHFVSACTRILGLEGTPEGVEDQGKLTRVAAFPIGIDSDRFIRALELPQVQDHIKELKDKFSGRKVMLGVDRLDMIKGIPRKILAFEEFLEENPEWRDKVVLLQIAVPSRTHVPEHQKLTSQVHKIVTRINGRFGTLTAVPIHHLDRTLDFHALCALYAVTDVALVTSLRDGMNLVSYEFVACQTSKKGVLILSEFAGAAQSLGAGAILVNPWNITEVASSISYALNMPADERENRHNHNFRHVTTHTSQEWAATFVSELNDTIVEAQLRTRQVLPLLPIHDAVERYLQSNNRLLILGFNATLTEPVDSLGRRSGQIREMEPRLHPGLKEPLKKLCDDQMTTIVVLSGSDRTILDENFGGYNMWLAAENGMSLRLTTGEWMTTMPENLNMDWVDSVKHVFEYFTERTPRAYYELRETSLVWNYKYADVEFGRLQARDMLQHLWTGPISNAAVDVVQGGRSVEVRAVGITKGAAIDRILRQIVHNQGMRTPIDYVLCVGHFLAKDEDIYTFFEPEHPSESPGIVRTKSVPKVPYGGSRAQYHRQKQRSLSTLEGNTAGSAGWRPIVSDRVSEHEGSSILDLKRENYFSCAVSRKQSIARYLLGTSDDVVALLKQMADSSSLT from the exons ATGTCTGGAAACAAAGATAACTCCGCTCCCGTCACACACAGAACTAGATTGGAAAGGCTTCTGCGCGATAGAGA AGTTAGGAAATTCAGTAAGAATTTCAATCCAACTGAGGAGTTAAGCGATGGTGTCAAAGAAGCTGAGCTATTTGCTAATGATTCAGTTACAAAAGAAACCGAAACTCATGGTCCACTTCATGAGGACACATCTTTAGAAGAGGTAAATGTATGTGAACGGCCTCGGCGTCCCAAACAACGTTTACTGGTGGTTGCCAACAGCCTGCCAGTCTCTGCAATTAGGAAGGGTCAGGATTCATGGAAACTTGAGATAAGTGTAGATGGACTAGTCAATCCACTTCTGG GGGTGAAGGAGTTTGAGGCCAGATGGATTGGTTGGGCTGGTGTAAATGTTCCTGATGAAATTGGACAAAAAGCATTATCTACAGCTTTGGCTGAAAAG AAGTGCATCCCAGTTTTTCTTGATGAACATATTGTCCATCAATATTATAATGGGTATTGTAACAACGTGCTGTGGCCGCTTTTCCATTATCTCGGACTTCCACAAGAAGACCGCCTTCCAACCACCCGTAGTTTTCAGTCTCAATTTGATGCATATAAGAAAGCAAACCAAATGTTTGCTGATGTTGTAAACAGACATTATGAGGAAGGAGATGTTGTTTGGTGTCATGATTACCATCTAATGTTTCTTCCCAAATGTCTGAAAGAATATAACAGTAAAATGAAAGTTGGTTGGTTTCTCCACACTCCCTTTCCTTCCTCAGAAATACATAGGATGCTGCCATCTCGTTCAGAATTGTTGAGATCTGTTCTTGCTGCTGATTTAATTGG ATTCCACACTTACGATTATGCAAGGCATTTTGTAAGTGCTTGTACACGTATCCTTGGACTTGAGGGGACACCTGAAGGAGTAGAGGATCAAGGAAAGCTGACTCGTGTAGCTGCG TTTCCTATTGGGATAGATTCTGATCGGTTCATCAGAGCCTTGGAACTCCCCCAAGTCCAGGATCACATTAAAGAACTTAAGGATAAGTTTTCAGGCAGAAAG GTAATGCTAGGTGTTGATCGTCTTGATATGATCAAAGGAATTCCGAGGAAGATTTTGGCATTTGAAGAGTTCCTTGAGGAAAATCCAGAGTGGCGTGATAAAGTAGTTCTGCTACAAATTGCTGTGCCATCAAGGACACACGTTCCTGAAC ATCAAAAGCTCACGAGCCAAGTTCACAAGATTGTTACGCGTATTAATGGAAGATTTGGAACCCTTACTGCTGTTCCCATTCATCATCTG GATCGAACTCTTGATTTTCATGCATTGTGTGCACTTTATGCTGTTACTG ATGTGGCACTTGTTACATCTTTACGGGATGGAATGAATCTTGTTAGTTACGAGTTTGTTGCTTGCCAAACTTCCAAGAAAGGGGTCCTCATCCTGAGTGAG TTTGCAGGTGCAGCACAGTCTCTCGGTGCTGGTGCTATACTGGTGAACCCGTGGAATATCACAGAAGTTGCTTCTTCAATTAGTTATGCTTTGAATATGCCAGCGGATGAAAGAGAGAACAGGCATAACCATAACTTCAGGCATGTGACAACTCACACATCACAAGAGTGGGCTGCAACGTTCGTGAG TGAACTCAATGACACCATTGTTGAAGCTCAATTAAGGACAAGACAAGTTCTACCCTTGCTTCCTATCCACGATGCAGTTGAACGATATTTGCAATCTAATAATCGTTTGCTTATTCTG GGATTCAATGCAACTCTCACTGAACCAGTGGATAGCTTAGGTAGAAGGAGTGGTCAAATTAGAGAAATGGAACCTAGATTGCACCCAGGACTAAAAGAACCTTTGAAGAAACTTTGTGATGATCAAATGACAACTATTGTTGTCCTCAGTGGAAGTGATAGAACCATTCTGGATGAA AATTTTGGAGGATACAATATGTGGTTGGCAGCAGAAAATGGGATGTCTTTACGTCTTACAACTGGAGAGTGGATGACAACAATGCCAGAAAATCTCAATATGGATTGGGTTGACAGTGTAAAG CATGTTTTCGAGTATTTTACGGAAAGAACACCACGAGCTTATTATGAGCTTCGAGAAACTTCTCTCGTATGGAATTACAAGTATGCAG ATGTTGAGTTTGGAAGACTTCAAGCAAGGGACATGTTGCAGCATCTCTGGACAGGACCAATTTCCAATGCAGCAGTTGATGTTGTTCAAGGCGGCCGCTCTGTGGAGGTTCGAGCAGTTGGTATTACGAAG GGTGCAGCAATAGATCGTATTTTAAGACAAATTGTTCATAACCAAGGCATGCGGACACCCATAGACTATGTCCTTTGTGTTGGTCACTTTCTGGCGAAG GATGAAGATATCTATACATTTTTTGAGCCGGAGCATCCCAGCGAATCACCTGGTATAGTAAGAACCAAGTCTGTGCCAAAAGTTCCATATGGTGGAAGCCGTGCCCAGTATCACCGTCAGAAACAACGCTCCTTGTCAACTTTAGAAGGGAACACTGCGGGAAGTGCTGGTTGGCGGCCAATTGTTAGTGACAGAGTTTCAGAGCATGAAGGTTCTTCTATACTTGATCTTAAGAGGGAGAACTACTTCTCTTGTGCTGTTTCGCGTAAACAATCAATTGCTCGATATCTCCTTGGAACTTCAGATGATGTTGTGGCACTCTTAAAGCAGATGGCAGATTCCTCTTCATTAACTTGA
- the LOC110605024 gene encoding alpha,alpha-trehalose-phosphate synthase [UDP-forming] 1 isoform X1 has product MSGNKDNSAPVTHRTRLERLLRDRELRKFNRNVNQTEELSDGVKEAELSAKDSVTEETETCGPLHEEASFEGVNVCERPRRPKQRLLVVANSLPVSAIRKGQDSWKLEISVDGLVNPLLGVKEFEARWIGWAGVNVPDEIGQKALSTALAEKKCIPVFLDEHIVHQYYNGYCNNVLWPLFHYLGLPQEDRLPTTRSFQSQFDAYKKANQMFADVVNRHYEEGDVVWCHDYHLMFLPKCLKEYNSKMKVGWFLHTPFPSSEIHRMLPSRSELLRSVLAADLIGFHTYDYARHFVSACTRILGLEGTPEGVEDQGKLTRVAAFPIGIDSDRFIRALELPQVQDHIKELKDKFSGRKVMLGVDRLDMIKGIPRKILAFEEFLEENPEWRDKVVLLQIAVPSRTHVPEHQKLTSQVHKIVTRINGRFGTLTAVPIHHLDRTLDFHALCALYAVTDVALVTSLRDGMNLVSYEFVACQTSKKGVLILSEFAGAAQSLGAGAILVNPWNITEVASSISYALNMPADERENRHNHNFRHVTTHTSQEWAATFVSELNDTIVEAQLRTRQVLPLLPIHDAVERYLQSNNRLLILGFNATLTEPVDSLGRRSGQIREMEPRLHPGLKEPLKKLCDDQMTTIVVLSGSDRTILDENFGGYNMWLAAENGMSLRLTTGEWMTTMPENLNMDWVDSVKHVFEYFTERTPRAYYELRETSLVWNYKYADVEFGRLQARDMLQHLWTGPISNAAVDVVQGGRSVEVRAVGITKGAAIDRILRQIVHNQGMRTPIDYVLCVGHFLAKDEDIYTFFEPEHPSESPGIVRTKSVPKVPYGGSRAQYHRQKQRSLSTLEGNTAGSAGWRPIVSDRVSEHEGSSILDLKRENYFSCAVSRKQSIARYLLGTSDDVVALLKQMADSSSLT; this is encoded by the exons ATGTCTGGAAACAAAGATAACTCCGCTCCCGTCACACACAGAACTAGATTGGAAAGGCTTCTGCGCGATAGAGAGCTTAGGAAATTCAATAGGAATGTCAATCAAACTGAGGAGTTAAGCGATGGTGTCAAAGAAGCTGAGCTATCTGCAAAGGATTCAGTTACAGAAGAAACAGAAACTTGTGGTCCACTGCATGAGGAAGCATCTTTCGAAGGG GTAAATGTATGTGAACGGCCTCGGCGTCCCAAACAACGTTTACTGGTGGTTGCCAACAGCCTGCCAGTCTCTGCAATTAGGAAGGGTCAGGATTCATGGAAACTTGAGATAAGTGTAGATGGACTAGTCAATCCACTTCTGG GGGTGAAGGAGTTTGAGGCCAGATGGATTGGTTGGGCTGGTGTAAATGTTCCTGATGAAATTGGACAAAAAGCATTATCTACAGCTTTGGCTGAAAAG AAGTGCATCCCAGTTTTTCTTGATGAACATATTGTCCATCAATATTATAATGGGTATTGTAACAACGTGCTGTGGCCGCTTTTCCATTATCTCGGACTTCCACAAGAAGACCGCCTTCCAACCACCCGTAGTTTTCAGTCTCAATTTGATGCATATAAGAAAGCAAACCAAATGTTTGCTGATGTTGTAAACAGACATTATGAGGAAGGAGATGTTGTTTGGTGTCATGATTACCATCTAATGTTTCTTCCCAAATGTCTGAAAGAATATAACAGTAAAATGAAAGTTGGTTGGTTTCTCCACACTCCCTTTCCTTCCTCAGAAATACATAGGATGCTGCCATCTCGTTCAGAATTGTTGAGATCTGTTCTTGCTGCTGATTTAATTGG ATTCCACACTTACGATTATGCAAGGCATTTTGTAAGTGCTTGTACACGTATCCTTGGACTTGAGGGGACACCTGAAGGAGTAGAGGATCAAGGAAAGCTGACTCGTGTAGCTGCG TTTCCTATTGGGATAGATTCTGATCGGTTCATCAGAGCCTTGGAACTCCCCCAAGTCCAGGATCACATTAAAGAACTTAAGGATAAGTTTTCAGGCAGAAAG GTAATGCTAGGTGTTGATCGTCTTGATATGATCAAAGGAATTCCGAGGAAGATTTTGGCATTTGAAGAGTTCCTTGAGGAAAATCCAGAGTGGCGTGATAAAGTAGTTCTGCTACAAATTGCTGTGCCATCAAGGACACACGTTCCTGAAC ATCAAAAGCTCACGAGCCAAGTTCACAAGATTGTTACGCGTATTAATGGAAGATTTGGAACCCTTACTGCTGTTCCCATTCATCATCTG GATCGAACTCTTGATTTTCATGCATTGTGTGCACTTTATGCTGTTACTG ATGTGGCACTTGTTACATCTTTACGGGATGGAATGAATCTTGTTAGTTACGAGTTTGTTGCTTGCCAAACTTCCAAGAAAGGGGTCCTCATCCTGAGTGAG TTTGCAGGTGCAGCACAGTCTCTCGGTGCTGGTGCTATACTGGTGAACCCGTGGAATATCACAGAAGTTGCTTCTTCAATTAGTTATGCTTTGAATATGCCAGCGGATGAAAGAGAGAACAGGCATAACCATAACTTCAGGCATGTGACAACTCACACATCACAAGAGTGGGCTGCAACGTTCGTGAG TGAACTCAATGACACCATTGTTGAAGCTCAATTAAGGACAAGACAAGTTCTACCCTTGCTTCCTATCCACGATGCAGTTGAACGATATTTGCAATCTAATAATCGTTTGCTTATTCTG GGATTCAATGCAACTCTCACTGAACCAGTGGATAGCTTAGGTAGAAGGAGTGGTCAAATTAGAGAAATGGAACCTAGATTGCACCCAGGACTAAAAGAACCTTTGAAGAAACTTTGTGATGATCAAATGACAACTATTGTTGTCCTCAGTGGAAGTGATAGAACCATTCTGGATGAA AATTTTGGAGGATACAATATGTGGTTGGCAGCAGAAAATGGGATGTCTTTACGTCTTACAACTGGAGAGTGGATGACAACAATGCCAGAAAATCTCAATATGGATTGGGTTGACAGTGTAAAG CATGTTTTCGAGTATTTTACGGAAAGAACACCACGAGCTTATTATGAGCTTCGAGAAACTTCTCTCGTATGGAATTACAAGTATGCAG ATGTTGAGTTTGGAAGACTTCAAGCAAGGGACATGTTGCAGCATCTCTGGACAGGACCAATTTCCAATGCAGCAGTTGATGTTGTTCAAGGCGGCCGCTCTGTGGAGGTTCGAGCAGTTGGTATTACGAAG GGTGCAGCAATAGATCGTATTTTAAGACAAATTGTTCATAACCAAGGCATGCGGACACCCATAGACTATGTCCTTTGTGTTGGTCACTTTCTGGCGAAG GATGAAGATATCTATACATTTTTTGAGCCGGAGCATCCCAGCGAATCACCTGGTATAGTAAGAACCAAGTCTGTGCCAAAAGTTCCATATGGTGGAAGCCGTGCCCAGTATCACCGTCAGAAACAACGCTCCTTGTCAACTTTAGAAGGGAACACTGCGGGAAGTGCTGGTTGGCGGCCAATTGTTAGTGACAGAGTTTCAGAGCATGAAGGTTCTTCTATACTTGATCTTAAGAGGGAGAACTACTTCTCTTGTGCTGTTTCGCGTAAACAATCAATTGCTCGATATCTCCTTGGAACTTCAGATGATGTTGTGGCACTCTTAAAGCAGATGGCAGATTCCTCTTCATTAACTTGA